One Halobacterium wangiae genomic window, GCCGTGTCTCCACCGCCCGCGAGACCAGTGACACTGTAGGCCCCGTCACCGGTTCCTGCGATGAGCATACGCGGCCAGTCACGGATGGTGCACTTGAGTGTTCACGGCACCGAGTTTTTGTAACCCAAGGTATGTTTTTCCCGGTGACGTCGGGGTCCTCGAACGCGGTCCGGCGTGTATCGGCCCAGTTACGCGAGGTCGACGACCGCGTCGAGTGCGATGTCGATGGCGCGCGCGACGTTGTTCTTGGCCTTGTCCGGGAGTTCGTCGTCGGAGTCGGCGCCCTTCTGGGTGCCCGCGACGAGGTTTCCGTCGACGGTACAGATGGCGCCCGCGCTGAGGCCGCGTCGGCGCGCCAGCGAGAAGACGGTGGCGGCCTCCATCTCGATGGCGAGCAGGCCGGCGTCGTTCCAGTCCGCGACGTACTCGTCGCTCTCGTTGTAGAACGCGTCGTCGCTGACGATGGGGCCGACGTGCACCTCCTCGTCGTTGGCTTCCGAGGCGTCGACGAGACTCGTGAGGACGTCGTAGTCCGGGACGGCCGGATACACTTCGGACTCGTAGCGCTTGCTCGTCCCCTCCTCCTTGGCGGCGCCGGTGGCGACGATCATGTCCCCGATCTCGACGTGCTCCTGGAGGCCGCCGATGGTGCCGACGCGGATGAACGTCTCGACGCCGACGCGCGCGAGTTCCTCGACGGCGATGGCGGCCGACGGGCAGCCGATGCCGGTGGAGCTGATGGTGAGGTCGACGCCGTCGTAGGTGGCGTTGACGACCTTGTACTCGCGGTTCTCCGCGACGACCTCGCTGTCGTCGCAGTGGCTGGCGATGCGGTCGACGCGACCCGGGTCGCCGGGAATCAGCGCGATGTCGTGGACGTCACCCTCCTCGACGAGCAGGTGGGGCTGTTTTGCCATGCAACTGCGTTCGACGCCCGCGAGAAAAAGAGCGGGGATTGGGGCCGACGGCGAGCGTGGCCGTCACGACGCCCCGGTGTCCACCCGGTAGAGCGCGAGGAGACCGATGGCGACGAACAGTAACCCCGTCACGGCGGCGGTGACTGCGGCGGTGACCGACCGGGACACCGCCGCGGCGAGCAACTGCCCGACGCCGACGGCTAGCAGCACGACCGCGACGAGTTTCCACGCGTTCATGGAGAGTGCGAGGGGCGGTCCCCGGAAAAGCGTTGACGTCGGCGGCGGGGGTTCGGCTCAGCGAACCACGAGGCCGCGGGGGCGCGCGGACTCCAGGGTGGCGGGGAAGTCGCCGTCCAGGGGTTCCCAGGACGCGCCCCAGTCGTCGGTGCGGTAGAAGCCGTGGTTCGTGGCTGCGATGGCCTCGTCGGCCTCACCCGTGCTCGCGAGCACGGGCGCGAGCAGTCCCTCGGGACCGGGCAGGTCGTCACAGTGCTCCCAGTCGCCGCCGTCGCGGCGGAAGACGGCGCTGTTGGCGCTGCCGGCGTCGTGGGCGCTCCGCGGGCCGTGGGCGGCCGAGACGAGCAGGCGTTCGGGGTCGGCTGGGTCGCAGGCCACGCTCCAGCAGTAGGTCCTGTCGAGGCCGGCCTCCTCGGCGCGCCAGGTGTCGCCGCCGACCTCGGTGACGTAGAAGCCGTCGCCGGCCGCCGAGTACGCGAGGTGCGGGTGGTCGGGGTGCGTCGTCATCCCGTGGGTGTCTCGCGGGCCCGACGGGACGCGGTCGAGCCACGTCTCGCCGCCGTCGGGCGACCGGAGGAGCGCGCC contains:
- a CDS encoding nucleoside phosphorylase; amino-acid sequence: MAKQPHLLVEEGDVHDIALIPGDPGRVDRIASHCDDSEVVAENREYKVVNATYDGVDLTISSTGIGCPSAAIAVEELARVGVETFIRVGTIGGLQEHVEIGDMIVATGAAKEEGTSKRYESEVYPAVPDYDVLTSLVDASEANDEEVHVGPIVSDDAFYNESDEYVADWNDAGLLAIEMEAATVFSLARRRGLSAGAICTVDGNLVAGTQKGADSDDELPDKAKNNVARAIDIALDAVVDLA
- a CDS encoding WD40/YVTN/BNR-like repeat-containing protein, with amino-acid sequence MNLLAAYPDRVLAHDVDGYTTAFEGDVQCLDAGPAGTYCGTDDGVYRTTQTAQWHTEDAWTQVAALGDVTAIAVADDGVWAGTAPSAVYYAPDGEEFQERPGLDDLPSSDQWAFPPRPSTHHVRWLEPTSEHLYVAIEAGALLRSPDGGETWLDRVPSGPRDTHGMTTHPDHPHLAYSAAGDGFYVTEVGGDTWRAEEAGLDRTYCWSVACDPADPERLLVSAAHGPRSAHDAGSANSAVFRRDGGDWEHCDDLPGPEGLLAPVLASTGEADEAIAATNHGFYRTDDWGASWEPLDGDFPATLESARPRGLVVR